CGCCGATACTGATCGCAAGCGCTAATGTTTTTGCCGCGGCTTCTTGTTCTTTGTTCAAAAATAAAAGTAACACTCCGCCAACAAGCGGTGTGAGAATGAGATATGAGAGAAGGTGAAATTGCACGATTTGATTTTAGGTGTTAGGTGGAAGATTGTAATTATTTCATTGATAATTTTTCTTCTATAAATAACTTTTGCAACAATAAATCTGAAGTATGATATAACTCTACTTCATTCCGAACTGAAATTGCTGAAGCCAATTCTATTGCATCCAAAGTTCGAAAACAATGAATCTACGTCAGAACTTCCTTCTTCGATACAATATAATTTCACAAGCGAAGAAGTATCGAGAAATAATTTCATAAATAACTTCGTCGCTCTTCAATAACTGCTTCGCTCAAACTTCCTTTCATATCTTTCAATAATTCACGAGATTCAGCGAAAGAAAAATCTGAAAGTTGAAGTCGCTTTCTTTTTGGAGAATGTTTAATTTTTTCTACATCATCAAGAAAAGTTACAACAACTTTTACAGGTTTTAAAGTTTTGACCTCTTCTTCTATTTGAAGTTGTCCATTATAGTATGTTCCGTTTACTGCTATCATAATTTAAATTCGATTTATTTTACATCAACAAAATTCCAACGATGACGATTATTCCAACGACAAATGCGGCGGCGTAACTTTGCGCTACACCAACTTGTATTTTCCGAAGTTGTCCGCTGATGATTGCAATGAGCGATGCAGTTCCGTTCACAATGCCATCAAC
Above is a genomic segment from Ignavibacteria bacterium containing:
- a CDS encoding type II toxin-antitoxin system VapC family toxin translates to MKLFLDTSSLVKLYCIEEGSSDVDSLFSNFGCNRIGFSNFSSE